One part of the Candida albicans SC5314 chromosome R, complete sequence genome encodes these proteins:
- the SRP40 gene encoding Srp40p (Putative chaperone of small nucleolar ribonucleoprotein particles; macrophage/pseudohyphal-induced; rat catheter biofilm induced) → MGECGWGEGIFSSQRKKRPRFVFGLISLSLSYSHKRRATIKVCPNGLEKNFFFNFFFHLLKSQLLQLLPIAKMSSNTQDLVLAYINDYVSRNEELSKLKKALSKFLAGKELPKVSKQLESIIDEVENQEKKSKPRNSSSDSEDSSSESESSTSDSESSSSDSDSSSSDSESSSSDSESSSSDSEDSDDEEDKEDKEAEKDNKDSEDSENEKVEEDNKDTSSDSSSSSDSKSDSDSDSSSSSDSSSDSDSSSDSDSSSSSDSDSSSSSDSDSDSDSDSDSDDNSSESSSEDEESSSDSESKEEQKQPEDKKRKHTDDIKEEKPVKKFKNESESSASSSTDSIPATPEPELKPGQRKHFSRIDRSKVNFENSVLQDNTYKGAAGTWGEKASEKLLQVRGKDFTKNKNKMKRGSYKGGSITLASGSYKFED, encoded by the coding sequence ATGGGTGAGTGTGGCTGGGGAGAGGGAATATTTAGCAGCCAGAGGAAAAAGAGACCAAGATTCGTTTTTGGGCTcatctctctctctctctcttaCTCACACAAAAGAAGAGCTACGATTAAAGTTTGCCCAAATGGgttggaaaaaaattttttttttaatttcttttttcacCTCTTAAAGAGTCAATTATTACAACTACTACCAATAGCAAAGATGAGTTCCAATACTCAAGATTTAGTTTTAGCTTATATTAATGATTATGTTTCCAGAAATGAAGAATTGTCAAAGTTGAAGAAGGCATTATCGAAATTCTTAGCAGGCAAAGAATTACCAAAAGTTTCTAAACAGTTGGAATCCATTATTGATGAAGTggaaaatcaagaaaagaaaagcaaACCAAGAAACTCATCATCTGATAGTGAAGACTCTTCATCTGAGAGTGAAAGCTCCACTTCGGACAGCGAAAGCTCCTCCTCAGATAGCGACAGCTCTTCCTCAGACAGTGAAAGTTCTTCCTCAGACAGTGAAAGTTCTTCATCAGACAGTGAAGACAGCGATGACGAGGAAGACAAGGAAGACAAGGAAGCAGAAAAAGATAACAAAGACAGCGAAGACAGCGAAAACGAAAAAGTGGAAGAAGACAACAAAGACACCAGCTCTGATTCAAGTTCCAGTTCCGACTCAAAATCTGATTCAGACTCAGACTCAAGCTCCAGCTCTGATTCAAGTTCTGACTCTGATTCAAGTTCTGATTCCGACTCCAGCTCCAGCTCTGATTCCGACTCCAGCTCCAGCTCTGATTCCGATTCAGACTCAGATTCTGATAGTGACAGTGACGACAATTCCTCAGAAAGTAGTTCTGAAGACGAAGAATCATCTAGTGATTCAGAATCCAAAGAGGAACAAAAACAACCAGAAgacaagaaaagaaagcaCACAGATGAtatcaaagaagaaaaaccaGTTAAAAAGTTCAAAAACGAGTCAGAATCATCAGCATCATCTTCTACTGATTCAATTCCTGCAACTCCAGAACCAGAATTAAAGCCAGGCCAAAGAAAACATTTTTCTAGAATAGATAGAAGTAAAGTTAACTTTGAAAATTCAGTATTACAAGACAATACTTACAAGGGAGCTGCAGGAACTTGGGGAGAAAAGGCtagtgaaaaattattacaagTCAGAGGTAAAGATTTCacaaagaataaaaataaaatgaagaGAGGAAGTTATAAAGGAGGTAGTATCACTTTAGCTAGTGGGTCCTATAAATTCGAAGATTAG
- the RIB1 gene encoding GTP cyclohydrolase II (Putative GTP cyclohydrolase II; enzyme of riboflavin biosynthesis; fungal-specific (no human or murine homolog); regulated by Sef1p-, Sfu1p-, and Hap43p) gives MTSIKHPKPSTVSASSHGIRTPPTVSTSPDLDVNRIPMVTPKPSTNNLPVTTPQPPPAITQSMRNKSGLPDSLPHVKCLARARIPTTQGPDIFLHLYENNIDNKEHLAIVFGEDIRSRSLFKHYPGETQQDRMTRGAYIGRLTPGRTIADSDGTNELKFDKDGNLIIDSLTYTDPTLVRIHSECYTGETAWSARCDCGEQFDEAGRIMGEAGHGCMVYLRQEGRGIGLGEKLKAYNLQDLGADTVEANLILRHPADGRNFSLATAILVDLGLVEIKLLTNNPDKIVAVEGKHQEVKVLERVPMVPLSWGKDGKNGIKSKEIEGYLSTKIERMGHLLEKPIKI, from the coding sequence ATGACATCGATAAAACATCCAAAACCATCTACTGTAAGTGCTAGCAGCCACGGAATACGCACTCCACCAACAGTTTCCACATCCCCAGATTTGGATGTCAACAGAATCCCCATGGTGACACCGAAACCGtcaacaaataatttgCCAGTTACCACGCCACAACCCCCACCAGCAATAACGCAATCAATGCGTAACAAAAGTGGTTTGCCTGACAGTTTACCACATGTTAAATGTTTAGCCAGAGCACGTATCCCAACAACACAGGGACCAGATATCTTCCTACACTTGTATGAAAACAATATTGACAACAAAGAACACTTGGCAATTGTGTTTGGAGAGGACATTCGATCTCGCTCATTGTTTAAACATTATCCTGGAGAAACTCAACAAGACAGAATGACTAGAGGTGCTTACATTGGTAGATTGACACCTGGAAGAACCATTGCTGATTCAGATGGaacaaatgaattgaaGTTTGACAAAGATGGTAACTTGATAATTGACAGTTTGACATACACGGATCCAACTTTGGTCAGGATACACAGTGAATGTTACACTGGTGAAACTGCATGGAGTGCACGATGTGATTGTGGTGAACAATTTGATGAAGCTGGAAGAATAATGGGAGAAGCGGGCCATGGATGTATGGTATATTTGAGACAAGAAGGTAGAGGTATTGGTTTGggtgaaaaattaaaagcaTATAACTTACAAGATCTTGGTGCCGATACAGTGGAAgccaatttgattttgagaCACCCAGCTGATGGACGTAACTTTTCTTTGGCCACGGCTATCTTGGTTGATTTGGGTCTAGTagaaattaaattgttAACTAACAACCCAGATAAGATTGTTGCCGTTGAAGGtaaacaccaagaagttaaagTGTTAGAAAGAGTCCCAATGGTACCCTTGAGTTGGGGTAAAGATGGTAAGAATGGTATCAAaagtaaagaaattgaaggaTATTTGAGCACCAAAATTGAGAGAATGGGTCATTTGTTAGAGAAACCCATCAAAATCTAA
- a CDS encoding uncharacterized protein (Ortholog of C. dubliniensis CD36 : Cd36_28090, C. parapsilosis CDC317 : CPAR2_802560, Candida tenuis NRRL Y-1498 : CANTEDRAFT_104949 and Debaryomyces hansenii CBS767 : DEHA2A12848g) has product MFSRQLARQIERNKHVRNFSLTQWFKSWKEAAQSQRLIYPPPASQFTTQNRIIDTYITNKQELYTYLSVKPPLLLNFTFATKENNKVTQALFDVLSDKSKYPNNEPVYLVNILADSEGGRELMLDYVVGSKIPSIIVLKHQLPSGKYVPDLETFTEQDLIEWLKHI; this is encoded by the coding sequence ATGTTTAGCAGACAATTGGCAAGACAAATTGAACGTAACAAACACGTTAGAAACTTTTCATTGACCCAATGGTTCAAGTCATGGAAAGAAGCTGCCCAATCACAGCGGTTGATTTATCCTCCTCCAGCCTCGCAATTCACCACACAGAACAGAATTATTGACACATATATCACCAACAAGCAAGAATTATACACATACCTTTCTGTGAAGCCACCCTTGTTATTAAATTTCACGTTTGCTACCAAGGAGAACAACAAAGTTACGCAAGCTTTATTTGATGTTTTGAGTGACAAGTCCAAATACCCAAATAACGAACCAGTTTACcttgtaaatattttaGCAGATTCAGAAGGTGGAAGAGAGTTAATGCTAGATTACGTTGTGGGATCCAAAATACCTAgcattattgttttaaaaCATCAATTGCCGAGTGGGAAATATGTCCCAGATTTAGAGACTTTTACAGAAcaagatttaattgaatgGTTGAAACATATTTGA
- the HGT18 gene encoding Hgt18p (Putative glucose transporter of the major facilitator superfamily; the C. albicans glucose transporter family comprises 20 members; 12 probable membrane-spanning segments; expressed in rich medium with 2% glucose), with amino-acid sequence MAISIPSGLTLNLISSVSVICLGSLQFGYHMAELNSPELVLSCKRSQPGPVPYRDSFFGRNGFKQCIPMTPDQIGLVTSIFSIGGLFGSFYVGHLADKYGRKKTSLLHCLLYIIGSTINGLSNTYASLLLGRFICGLGAGSALVITSIYINEVSPIETKGLLGSMNQFSINIGILFTQLLSLNWSNDNDWRWLLFMAAFIAVANVIVVSSYLNESPVWLANQGDTAEAFTILHRLRGGSYSVATDEVNSWKSQGRGTTPESDMLLEEGNGNEHNSGTGSSGAPGGNSNKNLVTVVDYVTLPEYRNSLIASTGILVLQQFDGINSIIFYGVSVLVSIFPNHSIIINCLISLVNVIVTFISATIVDKLGRKPLLLLSVSFLGIATVLMGLGIIWTSSLLSIAGTFTYITFFAIGMGPIPFLLVGEVTQPIAKASAQSWGTSMNWIATFIVGYTFPVLKEWLGGSVYFIFTVMCCVSVWFIKTKVPETKGKHSYQEVWN; translated from the coding sequence ATGGCGATCTCTATCCCAAGTGGATTGACActtaatttgatttcaagtGTATCAGTTATATGTTTGGGATCTTTACAATTTGGCTATCATATGGCAGAATTGAATTCCCCAGAATTAGTACTATCCTGTAAACGATCACAACCTGGCCCTGTCCCATATAGagattctttttttggaCGTAATGGGTTTAAACAATGTATCCCTATGACACCAGATCAAATTGGATTGGTGActtctattttttcaattggtgGGTTATTCGGATCATTTTATGTTGGCCATTTGGCAGACAAATATGGTAGAAAGAAGACAAGTTTATTACATTGTTTGCTTTATATTATTGGTTCAACAATTAATGGTTTGAGTAATACTTACGCAAGTTTGTTGCTTGGCAGATTCATTTGCGGGTTGGGTGCCGGATCAGCTTTGGTTATTACTTCTATCTATATTAACGAAGTTTCTCCAATTGAGACAAAAGGGTTATTGGGGTCAATGAACCAATTCAGTATCAATATCGGGATCTTGTTCACACAATTGTTGTCATTGAATTGGtcaaatgataatgattggAGATGGCTACTTTTCATGGCCGCATTCATTGCTGTTGCTaatgttattgttgtatCAAGCTATTTGAATGAGTCGCCTGTTTGGTTGGCCAACCAGGGTGACACTGCCGAAGCCTTTACCATTTTACATCGTTTAAGAGGAGGGAGTTATTCTGTTGCTACTGACGAAGTCAATAGCTGGAAACTGCAGGGCAGAGGCACAACTCCTGAAAGTGATATGTTACTTGAAGAAGGTAATGGAAACGAACATAATTCAGGAACCGGTAGTAGTGGTGCTCCTGGTGGTAACTCGAACAAAAACTTGGTAACAGTAGTAGACTATGTGACATTACCTGAGTATAGAAATTCTTTGATTGCATCCACTGGTATTTTGGTATTGCAACAATTTGACGGGATCAATTCGATTATTTTCTATGGTGTATCAGTTTTGGTTTCTATTTTCCCCAATCATtccattattatcaattgctTGATATCGTTAGTGAATGTTATTGTTACATTTATTTCTGCAACTATAGTTGACAAGTTGGGCAGAAAGcctttattgttgttatcaGTCTCATTTTTAGGAATTGCAACGGTGTTAATGGGGTTGGGTATTATTTGGACAAGTTCTTTGTTATCCATTGCAGGAACATTTACCTACATTACCTTCTTTGCAATTGGTATGGGACCAATTCCATTTCTACTTGTTGGAGAAGTGACTCAACCAATTGCCAAGGCACTGGCACAAAGTTGGGGGACAAGTATGAACTGGATTGCTACATTTATTGTTGGCTATACTTTCCCAGTTTTAAAGGAATGGTTAGGTGGGTCAGTCtactttatttttactGTAATGTGTTGTGTCAGTGTATGGTTTATCAAGACTAAAGTTCCTGAGACAAAGGGTAAGCATTCGTACCAGGAAGTCTGGAATTAA
- a CDS encoding 5'-deoxynucleotidase (Predicted HD domain metal dependent phosphohydrolase; Spider biofilm repressed), translated as MINFLRKRNISDILIKTHIGSTRLGSRSFHYSTRIMNSIKDLSENVWQPQDALPKHIKDLLTPGTQPVNYMFAFLQIIRSLKFQKRTGWLDHGIPAEATESIADHMYRMGVISMLVPKEVDSNKCVKIAIVHDIAECLVGDITPYAGITKAEKHRRELATINYLSDLIKPYNEEFSKEMLELWLDYEEIRNSEARYVKDIDKYEMIQTAWEYELQFGLKHNLDQFYTAREAIKTREIGDLCDALLEKRNKLIKELKAQES; from the coding sequence atgataaattttcttAGAAAGAGAAATATACTGGATATTTTAATCAAGACTCACATCGGACTGACTAGACTAGGTTCAAGATCATTTCATTATAGTACCCGAATTATGAATTCCATTAAAGACTTGAGTGAAAACGTTTGGCAACCACAGGATGCTTTGCCTAAACACATTAAGGATTTACTTACTCCTGGGACCCAACCAGTTAATTACATGTTTGCATTTTTACAAATCATTAGATCATTGAagtttcaaaaaagaaCTGGTTGGTTGGATCATGGTATACCTGCTGAGGCAACTGAGAGTATAGCCGATCACATGTATCGTATGGGTGTAATATCAATGTTAGTTCCCAAAGAAGTGGACTCGAATAAGTGTGTCAAAATTGCCATTGTTCACGATATAGCTGAATGTTTGGTTGGTGACATCACGCCATATGCCGGGATCACCAAGGCGGAGAAGCACCGTAGAGAATTAGCCACCATTAATTATCTTAGTGATTTGATTAAACCTTACAATGAAGAATTTTCCAAAGAAATGTTGGAGTTGTGGTTGGACtatgaagaaattagaaattCGGAAGCCAGATATGTCAAGGATATTGACAAGTATGAAATGATTCAAACTGCTTGGGAATACGAATTACAATTTGGGTTGAAACACAATTTAGATCAGTTTTACACTGCAAGAGAAGCAATCAAAACTCGTGAAATTGGAGATTTGTGTGATGCATTATTAGAAAAgagaaataaattgattaaagaGTTGAAAGCACAAGAGTCCTAA
- the ERV1 gene encoding flavin-linked sulfhydryl oxidase (Predicted component of the mitochondrial intermembrane space (IMS), involved in protein import into mitochondrial intermembrane space): MSTTETTEKTESNSKPEVGFTGRKIVYDKDGKPCRTCNSLLDFQFASGKIKKSPVTPESKKVNKSELKSYPQDEPPDVTELGKSSWTLLHSIAATYPETPTTKQQSDMKSFINLFSGFYPCWFCAEDFQKYIAKNEPKTRNQEELGRWLCDAHNEVNKKLNKPQFNCDLWKKRWKDGWDNEE, translated from the exons ATGTCAACTACAGAAACGACAGAAAAAACCGAGTCTAATAGTAAACCAGAAGTTGGTTTCACTGGACGTAAGATTGTCTACGATAAAGATGGGAAACC ATGCCGTACTTGTAATTCCTTACTAGATTTCCAGTTTGCAAGTGGtaaaatcaagaaatcaCCAGTGACTCCAGAATCGAAGAAAGTGAACAAGTCAGAGCTCAAGTCGTATCCCCAAGACGAGCCTCCGGATGTTACTGAGTTGGGCAAATCCTCATGGACATTATTACATTCAATAGCAGCCACATATCCCGAGACTCCAACCACCAAACAGCAGCTGGATATGAAACTGTTTATAAACTTATTTTCCGGATTTTACCCCTGTTGGTTTTGTGCTGAAGATTTCCAAAAGTATATTGCCAAAAATGAaccaaaaacaagaaatcaagAGGAATTAGGGAGATGGCTTTGTGACGCTCATAATGAAGTTAAcaaaaaactaaataaaCCTCAATTTAATTGTGATTTATGGAAAAAAAGATGGAAGGATGGCTGGGATAACGAAGAATAA
- the ZCF11 gene encoding Zcf11p (Zn(II)2Cys6 transcription factor; required for wild-type filamentous growth; mRNA binds She3) gives MKIKQENITNTTSINTSNVNDKPKPKRKKTSRACNHCHKAHMTCDSGRPCKRCIQRGLDSTCEDAPRKRKKYLQDVPNSSLMSNHSMNSSDNLDSNGVSPMQPTLSQPMPPVQESSLPTNIPNQSQVPSQSPNTASQKQLSYSPPLASTYSPNHKTYSATLFQHSATSPELMQTVPEYFPELYNQHYQPSANPNQKRRTNFLSTAADLEYSTLSNILQENFGHHTTSNEGTPNSHNFSPALSPHNMPTNNTNAPSTSTQLLTNDQQRQATSFNNHTKHNTPSPLNTSHTKLYEDARYPKCDETINQYFLGDTDSGKMVVFPDVLTAIENMKNNDPAVYLERNSKSALSFVMSIQHENNSNGGKEDQLFKEPEEIYEKVKKPFSYTPGYHSLIAYLRKRFTKPMLVKMAESMATYRPSFIACTNSLKEHDLIFMEQCFQRTLLTYDNYIKISGTPTIVWRRTGEVAYVGNEFCVLTGWPKEELIGKDKRKFIVELLDDKSVLQYFQVFSRIAFGDFLGATMTECTLLTPNPNVKIRTGCMWTLKRDVFGIPMMIVGNFLPIL, from the exons atgaaGATTAAACAGGAAAACATAACAAACACAACTTCAATCAATACTAGCAACGTTAATGATAAACCCAAGCCA AAACGTAAGAAAACATCAAGAGCATGCAATCATTGTCATAAGGCACATATGACCTGTGACTCGGGTCGTCCGTGCAAGCGATGCATTCAAAGAGGATTAGATTCAACATGTGAAGATGCACCccgaaaaagaaagaaatatcTTCAAGATGTAcccaattcttctttgatGTCTAACCACAGCATGAATAGCAGTGATAATTTGGACAGTAATGGTGTGTCACCAATGCAGCCGACATTGCTGCAACCCATGCCACCTGTACAAGAACTGTCATTGCCCACAAATATACCTAATCAATCTCAAGTTCCGTCACAATCGCCAAACACGGCCCTGCAAAAACAGCTTCTGTATTCACCTCCATTGGCTTCTACTTACTCCCCTAATCACAAGACATATCTGGCAACATTGTTTCAACACAGTGCAACTTCACCGGAGTTGATGCAAACAGTGCCCGAATATTTCCCGGAACTTTACAACCAACACTATCAACCTTCGGCAAATCCTAATCAGAAAAGACGAACAAATTTCTTGTCAACAGCAGCTGACTTGGAGTATTCtacattatcaaatattctTCAAGAGAACTTTGGTCATCACACAACATCAAACGAAGGCACCCCTAATTCGCATAACTTTTCACCAGCATTATCACCGCATAATATGCCTacaaataatactaatgCGCCATCTACATCAACCCAGTTACTTACTAATGATCAGCAGCGGCAGGCGACATCATTTAACAATCACACCAAACACAACACCCCATCACCGTTAAATACAAGCCATACCAAACTTTATGAGGATGCCAGGTATCCAAAATGTGACGAAACcattaatcaatatttcttgGGTGACACTGACTCGGGTAAAATGGTCGTATTCCCAGATGTTTTGACagcaattgaaaatatgaaaaacaaTGATCCAGCGGTATATTTGGAACGTAATTCCAAACTGGCGCTATCCTTTGTCATGAGTATACAGCATGAAAACAATTCTAACGGTGGTAAAGAAGATCAATTATTCAAAGAACCAGAAGAAATATACGAGAAAGTGAAAAAACCATTTTCCTATACCCCAGGGTATCACTCGTTGATTGCATatttaagaaaaagattCACAAAACCAATGTTAGTGAAAATGGCCGAATCAATGGCCACATATAGACCCTCATTTATTGCATGTACAAATTCATTGAAAGAACACGACTTGATATTTATGGAACAGTGTTTCCAGAGAACATTGCTAACTTAtgataattatataaaaatcAGTGGCACGCCAACCATTGTATGGAGAAGAACTGGAGAAGTAGCATATGTGGGAAACGAATTTTGTGTATTAACTGGTTGGCCCAAAGAGGAGTTGATTGGGAAagataaaagaaaatttattgTAGAATTACTAGACGACAAGTCGGTATTGCAATATTTCCAagttttttcaagaattgcGTTTGGTGATTTCTTAGGGGCCACTATGACAGAATGTACCTTATTGACACCAAACCCTAATGTTAAAATAAGAACGGGGTGCATGTGGACCTTGAAAAGAGATGTATTTGGTATTCCCATGATGATTGTGGGGAACTTTTTACCAATACTATGA
- the RPL28 gene encoding 60S ribosomal protein uL15 (Putative ribosomal protein; Plc1-regulated; downregulated upon phagocytosis by murine macrophage; Spider biofilm repressed), with protein sequence MPTRLTKTRKHRGNVSAGKGRIGKHRKHPGGRGKAGGQHHHRTNLDKYHPGYFGKVGMRYFHKQQNHFWRPEINLDKLWTLVDSEKKDEYLSKSSASAAPVIDTLAHGYGKVLGKGRLPEVPVIVKARFVSKLAEEKIRAVGGVVELVA encoded by the exons ATGCCTACTAGATTAACTAAAACCAGAAAACACAGAGGTAATGTTTCTG cCGGTAAGGGTAGAATTGGTAAACACAGAAAGCACCCGGGTGGTAGAGGTAAAGCTGGTGGTCAACATCATCACAGAACCAACTTGGATAAATACCATCCAGGTTACTTCGGTAAAGTTGGTATGAGATACTTccacaaacaacaaaaccaCTTCTGGAGACCAGAAATCAACTTGGACAAATTGTGGACTTTAGTTGATTCTGAAAAGAAAGACGAATACTTGAGCAAATCATCTGCTTCTGCTGCTCCAGTCATCGACACCTTGGCTCACGGTTACGGTAAAGTTTTGGGTAAAGGTAGATTACCAGAAGTTCCAGTCATTGTCAAAGCCAGATTTGTTTCTAAATTAgctgaagaaaaaatcagagctgttggtggtgttgtCGAATTAGTTGCTTAA